One window from the genome of Crassostrea angulata isolate pt1a10 chromosome 2, ASM2561291v2, whole genome shotgun sequence encodes:
- the LOC128174801 gene encoding uncharacterized protein K02A2.6-like yields MGDEKNVHALKDKKQNYKQRVAKPEPVIRCKYCGKDHIKGSDHCPAYGRFCSKCNQKNHYAAVCKNGMQPAKHYSKHRKPRNRQIHQIEESKEDSDDNFFMYSLDSGKEDDWTVQLLVNDAKPINFKIDTGAQCNVMSLKACQDANIKMKQLTRSNNKIVSYSGHAVKACGKVQTLVRHKDQYFLMEIQIVDENVQPILGLKSSLDMNLVNRVYTVNRNQSTESVEGLLNEYDHLFHGIGCLPGKYDIKVDHRVKPVVAPPRRIPHTLKDKVREELQRMESMKIISKVKTPTRWVSPIVVVKKPSGKVRICLDPRELNKAILREHYPLKTVEEVAASLKQAKHFTTMDAASGFYQIQLTEESSWLTTFNTPFGRYKFERLPFGISSAPEVFQRAMSQVFENQPCEVIVDDILIWADSEQENLEKLRQILKRANDLGLRFNKDKCKVNKKEVEYVGHIFSAEGVKPSDDKIKAILTIPTPENKKELQRFMGMINFLGKFIPNLSARNQPLRQLLENEVDWHWDEAQERAFNDLKEAITSTPTLKYFDVSDDITLSVDASSFGLGACIMQREQPVAYASRALNTAERNYAQIEKEMLGIVYGLQKFNEYVYGKTVLVETDHKPLESLFKKPLSSAPPRLQRMMLKVQQHDIVVKYKAGKELYIADTLSRSKSETKKDPLLMKLKDTVLQGWPTNKRDLDRELTPYWNFRDEISIVDGLLLKGDRIITPEKLRPEMLKILHSSHLGQEKCIQRAKSTLFWPGITTQLKDLIEQCNICNRYRNCQQKEPMISHEIPGYPWQKVAADIMFFGNARYLITVDYFSKFIEVNRLPDGKAATIINILKQHFARQGIPEEFISDNGPEFANHEFRQFAKEYDFQHTTSSPRYPQSNGMAERAVQTIKNIFRKA; encoded by the exons ATGGGAGACGAGAAAAACGTACATGCATTGAAAGACAAGAAACAGAACTACAAGCAAAGAGTAGCAAAGCCCGAGCCAGTAATTCGATGTAAGTACTGCGGAAAAGACCACATTAAGGGATCTGATCATTGTCCAGCTTACGGCAGATTTTGCAGTAAATGTAATCAGAAAAATCATTATGCAGCAGTGTGCAAGAATGGGATGCAGCCAGCAAAACATTATTCCAAACATAGGAAACCAAGAAATCGTCAGATTCATCAGATCGAAGAAAGTAAAGAAGACAGTGATGACAACTTTTTCATGTACTCACTTGACTCGGGAAAAGAAGATGACTGGACGGTGCAATTACTAGTCAATGATGCAAAACCcattaactttaaaattgaTACTGGTGCTCAGTGCAACGTTATGAGTTTAAAAGCCTGTCAAGATGCCAACatcaaaatgaaacaattgacgcGGAGTAATAACAAAATAGTCTCGTATTCAGGCCATGCAGTGAAAGCCTGTGGAAAAGTTCAAACCTTGGTGAGACACAAGGACCAATATTTTCTCATGGAAATTCAGATAGTTGATGAAAACGTTCAGCCCATACTCGGATTGAAATCCAGCTTAGATATGAACTTAGTGAATCGTGTGTACACAGTGAacagaaatcaaagtactgaaagtgtaGAAGGACTACTCAATGAATATGATCATTTGTTCCACGGAATCGGATGTTTACCTGGAAAGTACGACATCAAAGTTGATCACCGTGTTAAACCAGTAGTAGCACCACCCAGAAGAATACCTCACACTTTGAAAGACAAAGTACGTGAAGAACTCCAAAGAATGGAATCCATGAAAATTATCTCAAAAGTGAAAACTCCAACTCGTTGGGTTAGCCCCATAGTAGTAGTGAAGAAACCTAGCGGCAAAGTTAGAATTTGTCTGGATCCTAGAGAACTGAATAAAGCTATATTAAGAGAACATTACCCTCTAAAGACTGTCGAAGAAGTTGCTGCAAGCTTGAAACAAGCGAAACACTTCACAACAATGGATGCAGCCTCAGGATTCTACCAAATACAGCTGACCGAGGAGAGTTCTTGGCTCACAACGTTTAATACCCCCTTTGGCAGATACAAGTTTGAAAGACTTCCTTTCGGGATATCTTCAGCACCGGAAGTGTTTCAGAGGGCGATGTCTCAAGTGTTTGAAAATCAGCCATGTGAAGTCATAGTAGATGACATTTTGATATGGGCAGATAGTGAACAAGAGAACTTAGAGAAACTACGGCAAATACTGAAGAGAGCTAATGATCTTGGATTACGCTTCAATAAGGACAAGTGTAAAGTCAACAAGAAAGAAGTTGAATATGTTGGACATATTTTCAGTGCAGAAGGTGTAAAGCCCAGTGACGACAAGATCAAAGCAATTTTGACAATTCCAACACCAGAAAATAAGAAGGAGTTGCAGCGATTCATGGGAATGATAAACTTTTTGGGCAAGTTCATTCCAAATCTGTCAGCACGAAATCAACCACTGAGACAGTTGTTGGAAAATGAAGTAGACTGGCACTGGGACGAGGCCCAAGAGAGAGCCTTCAATGACTTAAAGGAAGCAATCACCTCAACTCCTACACTGAAATACTTTGATGTCAGTGATGACATCACATTATCCGTAGATGCATCATCTTTTGGATTAGGTGCTTGCATCATGCAAAGAGAGCAACCGGTGGCTTACGCATCTAGAGCCTTGAATACAGCTGAGAGAAATTATGCACAAATTGAAAAAGAGATGCTTGGAATTGTGTATGGACTACAGAAGTTCAATGAATATGTGTATGGAAAAACTGTTTTAGTCGAAACTGATCACAAACCACTAGAGAGCCTATTCAAGAAACCCTTATCCAGTGCACCACCTCGACTACAACGGATGATGTTAAAAGTCCAGCAACATGAcatagtagtgaaatacaaagCTGGCAAGGAACTTTATATTGCGGACACATTGTCTAGATCCAAA AGTGAAACTAAAAAAGACCCACTTCTCATGAAACTAAAGGATACAGTTCTACAGGGATGGCCGACAAACAAGAGAGACTTGGATAGGGAACTTACTCCCTATTGGAATTTTAGAGATGAAATCAGCATTGTAGATGGCTTATTGTTGAAAGGAGACCGCATTATTACACCAGAGAAGCTTCGACCAGAGATGTTGAAAATCCTACACAGCAGTCACCTGGGACAAGAGAAATGCATACAAAGAGCGAAGTCAACACTGTTTTGGCCAGGGATTACTACACAGCTGAAAGACTTGATAGAACAGTGTAATATCTGCAACCGATACCGAAACTGTCAACAGAAGGAGCCAATGATATCACATGAGATCCCAGGATATCCATGGCAGAAAGTGGCAGCAGACATTATGTTTTTCGGAAACGCAAGATATCTCATAACAGTTGATTACTTCTCAAAGTTCATTGAAGTGAATCGCTTACCAGATGGGAAAGCtgctacaattattaacataCTGAAACAGCATTTCGCACGACAAGGAATCCCTGAGGAGTTCATCAGCGACAATGGACCTGAGTTTGCAAACCATGAATTCCGACAATTTGCTAAGGAATATGACTTCCAACATACAACATCATCGCCGAGATACCCACAGAGCAATGGTATGGCTGAAAGAGCTGTTCAGACaatcaaaaacattttcagAAAAGCCTAG